A DNA window from Mucilaginibacter xinganensis contains the following coding sequences:
- a CDS encoding glycosyltransferase family 2 protein, giving the protein MFKTHKPTLCLCMMVKNESQVIRRALESALPHIDHWVICDTGSTDGTPQIIEECLTGINGKLHHTQWENFGHNRAEVIRLAEGKGDYILIMDADMILNVKAPFKETLALDFYEIRYEGSLDYTQPMLISNRHNWNYEGVTHEFIHAETASSWAFLPQVTLTHFGDGGSRLDKFERDIKLLTEALEAEPGNARYMFYLAQSYKDTGKWAEALHWYQKRMEAGSWAEERWYAMYQAAEMKRQLNLPWPEIMGAYQAAFDERPIRLEPVYAIAKHYRETSQFYQGYLYSAVALQGVQYPENEKLFIEKPVYTHLLLLEHITCALACGRVSEAIEGANLILRREELPADVYEHAINARSMAYNLLKGSGIQTSGQHNKIVVIVPFYNASVFLNNCVKSLQMQDYDCFRVIFIDDASTDENRGFACPQNLDSVIIRNTMQKGSLFNFNYAITEYCEPDDIVVCLDGDDLLTCPEALSYINDRYQQHDCWVMYGQYEACDGTKGISAPFASPKDFGTLRTIWRTSHIKTFRAGLFHCIAEQDPELACFKDKNGDWLNSAADAAIMFPLIEMAGFNRVLFNQKVLYSYNAANLLSHHHKDMVKQTENFDWVSSMRPFGRVKYYQPVNNLLLHS; this is encoded by the coding sequence ATGTTCAAAACTCATAAACCAACGCTGTGTCTTTGCATGATGGTGAAGAATGAGTCGCAGGTGATCCGCCGTGCGCTTGAATCGGCATTGCCGCATATTGACCACTGGGTGATTTGCGACACGGGCTCGACAGATGGCACACCCCAGATAATAGAGGAGTGCCTGACGGGGATAAACGGTAAACTGCATCATACGCAATGGGAAAATTTTGGCCATAACAGGGCCGAAGTTATCCGCCTTGCGGAGGGTAAAGGCGACTATATTTTGATAATGGACGCGGATATGATCCTGAACGTGAAGGCACCTTTTAAAGAAACACTGGCGCTTGACTTTTACGAGATCCGCTACGAAGGCAGCCTGGATTATACCCAGCCTATGCTGATCAGCAACCGGCACAACTGGAATTACGAGGGTGTAACCCACGAATTTATTCACGCAGAAACTGCCTCCAGCTGGGCATTTTTACCACAGGTAACGCTGACCCATTTTGGTGATGGTGGCAGCCGGCTTGATAAATTTGAACGTGATATAAAGTTGTTAACCGAAGCCCTGGAAGCTGAACCCGGAAACGCCCGGTATATGTTTTACCTGGCGCAGTCATACAAAGACACGGGTAAATGGGCAGAAGCGCTGCACTGGTATCAAAAACGAATGGAAGCCGGGAGCTGGGCCGAGGAAAGATGGTACGCTATGTACCAGGCTGCCGAAATGAAGCGCCAGCTAAATTTACCCTGGCCCGAAATAATGGGGGCTTACCAGGCAGCGTTTGACGAACGCCCTATCCGCCTTGAGCCGGTGTACGCCATTGCTAAACATTACCGGGAAACCTCGCAATTTTACCAGGGATACCTTTATTCGGCAGTTGCGCTGCAGGGTGTGCAATACCCCGAAAATGAAAAGCTGTTTATTGAGAAACCTGTTTACACACACCTGTTGCTTTTGGAGCATATTACCTGCGCCCTGGCCTGCGGCCGTGTATCAGAAGCAATAGAAGGTGCAAACCTGATTTTACGCCGGGAAGAATTACCTGCCGACGTATATGAACATGCCATTAATGCCCGTAGTATGGCTTATAACTTACTTAAAGGGAGTGGTATACAAACAAGCGGGCAGCACAATAAAATTGTAGTTATAGTTCCATTTTATAACGCATCGGTCTTTTTAAATAATTGTGTTAAGAGCCTGCAAATGCAAGACTATGATTGTTTCCGGGTGATATTTATTGACGATGCCTCTACCGATGAAAACCGCGGGTTTGCCTGTCCGCAGAACCTCGATTCTGTCATCATCCGTAATACCATGCAGAAAGGGAGCCTGTTCAATTTTAACTATGCCATAACTGAATATTGCGAGCCTGATGATATTGTGGTTTGCCTTGACGGCGATGACCTGCTGACCTGCCCCGAAGCCTTGAGTTACATCAACGATCGTTACCAGCAGCATGACTGCTGGGTAATGTACGGGCAATACGAAGCTTGTGACGGCACAAAAGGCATTTCGGCACCCTTTGCCTCGCCAAAAGATTTTGGCACTTTACGTACCATCTGGCGTACATCACACATTAAAACTTTCAGAGCCGGTTTGTTTCACTGCATTGCAGAACAGGACCCCGAACTGGCGTGCTTTAAAGATAAAAATGGCGACTGGCTTAACTCTGCGGCTGATGCGGCTATCATGTTCCCGCTAATTGAGATGGCTGGCTTTAACCGCGTACTTTTTAATCAAAAGGTTTTGTACAGCTACAACGCCGCTAATTTACTGAGCCATCACCATAAAGATATGGTTAAACAAACGGAAAATTTCGACTGGGTTAGCAGTATGCGTCCATTTGGCAGGGTTAAATATTATCAACCGGTAAACAATTTATTATTACACTCATGA